The following nucleotide sequence is from Candidatus Poribacteria bacterium.
CCTTTTAAGACCCATGCTTTCATTATCTTTGTAGTTCGGGCACCTAACCATGAGAAAAACATTGTCACAAGTCCAATTGTTAGGACATAGAACCAGTTTTGAAAACCATGTATTGTCAAGTTCGTTGCCCCAATTGCTGCAACGGGTATCATCTGAGTAGAAGATGTGCCTATGGCGATATGCATTGGATATGCGAGCGCATTAAAAATGGGCATGTAGTAAATACCTCCACCAAAGCCGCAAAGACCCGTTGCTATTCCAGCCAAAAGCATAAATCCTCCAAGTTTTAACCCATGCTCCAACTTTCCTACCTGATCAACTGTTACTCTTGGGGGCATTTTCCCTTTACTCTTTATAGAAGAATATGTCATATAAATTCCGACGCCAATGCATGCAATACCAAAAATTGTTTTGAGAATTCTGGATGGAACATACATT
It contains:
- a CDS encoding sulfite exporter TauE/SafE family protein; the protein is MEVLLQIVWILLIGAIAGFLATWLGIGGCFLRIPMMMVLLGLSIKTAYAVNMAVIAIATIPGVITHYRMKHVYKKGVIVAAIGAAVGVIIGTQIAMYVPSRILKTIFGIACIGVGIYMTYSSIKSKGKMPPRVTVDQVGKLEHGLKLGGFMLLAGIATGLCGFGGGIYYMPIFNALAYPMHIAIGTSSTQMIPVAAIGATNLTIHGFQNWFYVLTIGLVTMFFSWLGARTTKIMKAWVLKGIFGVLIGLIGLSVAVGLI